Proteins encoded within one genomic window of Odocoileus virginianus isolate 20LAN1187 ecotype Illinois chromosome 2, Ovbor_1.2, whole genome shotgun sequence:
- the SLC30A3 gene encoding probable proton-coupled zinc antiporter SLC30A3 isoform X2, with protein MSRKGSGRTGNGGTRSLFTEASEPLPEEPKPTEMSFQHCHRDPLPQPGLTPERMQAQRQLCTACAVCCVFMAGEVVGGYLAHSLAIMTDAAHLLADVGSMMGSLFSLWLSTRPATRTMTFGWHRSETLGALASVVSLWMVTGILLYLAFIRLLHSDYHIEGGAMLLTASIAVCANLLMAFVLHQAGPPHSHGSRGAEYAPLEEGSGESLPLGNTSVRAAFVHVLGDLLQSLGVLIASILIYFKPQYKAADPISTFLFSICALGSTAPTLRDVLRVLMEGTPRSVGFEPVRDTLLSVPGVRATHELHLWSLTFTHYVASAHLAIDSAADPEAVLAEATSRLHSRFGFSSCTLQVEQYQPEMAQCLRCQEPPQA; from the exons ATGTCTAGAAAGGGAAGTGGAAGGACCGGGAATGGAGGCACCCGGAG TCTCTTCACAGAGGCCTCCGAGCCCCTCCCTGAGGAGCCCAAACCCACGGAGATGTCCTTCCAGCACTGCCACCGGGACCCGCTGCCACAGCCGGGTCTCACCCCGGAGAGGATGCAGGCGCAGAGGCAGCTGTGCACcgcctgtgctgtgtgctgtgtctTCATGGCTGGGGAGGTGGTTG GTGGGTACTTGGCGCACAGCCTGGCCATTATGACTGACGCGGCCCACCTGTTGGCAGACGTGGGCAGCATGATGGGCAGCCTCTTCTCCCTCTGGCTCTCTACCCGTCCAGCCACCCGCACCATGACCTTTGGCTGGCACCGCTCAG AGACTCTGGGGGCTCTGGCCTCTGTGGTCTCCCTCTGGATGGTCACTGGCATCCTCCTGTACCTGGCCTTCATCCGCCTGCTGCACAGCGACTACCACATCGAGGGGGGTGCCATGCTGCTGACCGCCAGCATCGCGGTCTGTGCCAATCTGCT AATGGCTTTTGTGCTGCACCAGGCTGGGCCTCCCCACAGCCACGGGTCTAGGGGGGCAGAGTATGCACCGCTGGAGGAGGGGTCCGGGGAGTCCTTGCCCCTGGGGAACACCAGTGTCCGGGCGGCCTTTGTGCACGTGCTGGGAGACCTCCTGCAGAGCCTTGGGGTGCTGATTGCCTCCATCCTCATTTACTTCAAG CCTCAGTACAAAGCAGCTGACCCCATCAGCaccttcctcttctccatctgTGCCCTTGGATCCACAGCTCCCACCCTGCGAGATGTTCTCCGTGTCCTCATGGAAG GGACTCCCCGAAGTGTGGGCTTTGAACCTGTGCGGGACACCTTGTTGTCGGTGCCGGGAGTCCGGGCAACCCATGAGCTGCACCTGTGGTCCCTGACGTTCACGCACTACGTTGCCTCCGCACACCTGGCCATTG ATTCCGCGGCTGACCCCGAAGCTGTCCTGGCTGAAGCTACATCCCGGCTCCACTCCCGGTTTGGATTCTCCAGCTGCACCCTGCAGGTTGAGCAATACCAGCCCGAGATGGCCCAGTGCCTGCGCTGCCAGGAGCCCCCCCAAGCCTGA
- the SLC30A3 gene encoding probable proton-coupled zinc antiporter SLC30A3 isoform X3 — translation MSFQHCHRDPLPQPGLTPERMQAQRQLCTACAVCCVFMAGEVVGGYLAHSLAIMTDAAHLLADVGSMMGSLFSLWLSTRPATRTMTFGWHRSETLGALASVVSLWMVTGILLYLAFIRLLHSDYHIEGGAMLLTASIAVCANLLMAFVLHQAGPPHSHGSRGAEYAPLEEGSGESLPLGNTSVRAAFVHVLGDLLQSLGVLIASILIYFKPQYKAADPISTFLFSICALGSTAPTLRDVLRVLMEGTPRSVGFEPVRDTLLSVPGVRATHELHLWSLTFTHYVASAHLAIDSAADPEAVLAEATSRLHSRFGFSSCTLQVEQYQPEMAQCLRCQEPPQA, via the exons ATGTCCTTCCAGCACTGCCACCGGGACCCGCTGCCACAGCCGGGTCTCACCCCGGAGAGGATGCAGGCGCAGAGGCAGCTGTGCACcgcctgtgctgtgtgctgtgtctTCATGGCTGGGGAGGTGGTTG GTGGGTACTTGGCGCACAGCCTGGCCATTATGACTGACGCGGCCCACCTGTTGGCAGACGTGGGCAGCATGATGGGCAGCCTCTTCTCCCTCTGGCTCTCTACCCGTCCAGCCACCCGCACCATGACCTTTGGCTGGCACCGCTCAG AGACTCTGGGGGCTCTGGCCTCTGTGGTCTCCCTCTGGATGGTCACTGGCATCCTCCTGTACCTGGCCTTCATCCGCCTGCTGCACAGCGACTACCACATCGAGGGGGGTGCCATGCTGCTGACCGCCAGCATCGCGGTCTGTGCCAATCTGCT AATGGCTTTTGTGCTGCACCAGGCTGGGCCTCCCCACAGCCACGGGTCTAGGGGGGCAGAGTATGCACCGCTGGAGGAGGGGTCCGGGGAGTCCTTGCCCCTGGGGAACACCAGTGTCCGGGCGGCCTTTGTGCACGTGCTGGGAGACCTCCTGCAGAGCCTTGGGGTGCTGATTGCCTCCATCCTCATTTACTTCAAG CCTCAGTACAAAGCAGCTGACCCCATCAGCaccttcctcttctccatctgTGCCCTTGGATCCACAGCTCCCACCCTGCGAGATGTTCTCCGTGTCCTCATGGAAG GGACTCCCCGAAGTGTGGGCTTTGAACCTGTGCGGGACACCTTGTTGTCGGTGCCGGGAGTCCGGGCAACCCATGAGCTGCACCTGTGGTCCCTGACGTTCACGCACTACGTTGCCTCCGCACACCTGGCCATTG ATTCCGCGGCTGACCCCGAAGCTGTCCTGGCTGAAGCTACATCCCGGCTCCACTCCCGGTTTGGATTCTCCAGCTGCACCCTGCAGGTTGAGCAATACCAGCCCGAGATGGCCCAGTGCCTGCGCTGCCAGGAGCCCCCCCAAGCCTGA
- the SLC30A3 gene encoding probable proton-coupled zinc antiporter SLC30A3 isoform X1, whose translation MEPSPTTGGSETTRLVGPRDRGGAGGSLRLKSLFTEASEPLPEEPKPTEMSFQHCHRDPLPQPGLTPERMQAQRQLCTACAVCCVFMAGEVVGGYLAHSLAIMTDAAHLLADVGSMMGSLFSLWLSTRPATRTMTFGWHRSETLGALASVVSLWMVTGILLYLAFIRLLHSDYHIEGGAMLLTASIAVCANLLMAFVLHQAGPPHSHGSRGAEYAPLEEGSGESLPLGNTSVRAAFVHVLGDLLQSLGVLIASILIYFKPQYKAADPISTFLFSICALGSTAPTLRDVLRVLMEGTPRSVGFEPVRDTLLSVPGVRATHELHLWSLTFTHYVASAHLAIDSAADPEAVLAEATSRLHSRFGFSSCTLQVEQYQPEMAQCLRCQEPPQA comes from the exons ATGGAGCCGTCTCCCACCACGGGGGGCTCGGAGACCACTCGCCTGGTGGGCCCCCGAGACCGCGGCGGCGCTGGTGGCAGCCTGCGTTTGAAGAG TCTCTTCACAGAGGCCTCCGAGCCCCTCCCTGAGGAGCCCAAACCCACGGAGATGTCCTTCCAGCACTGCCACCGGGACCCGCTGCCACAGCCGGGTCTCACCCCGGAGAGGATGCAGGCGCAGAGGCAGCTGTGCACcgcctgtgctgtgtgctgtgtctTCATGGCTGGGGAGGTGGTTG GTGGGTACTTGGCGCACAGCCTGGCCATTATGACTGACGCGGCCCACCTGTTGGCAGACGTGGGCAGCATGATGGGCAGCCTCTTCTCCCTCTGGCTCTCTACCCGTCCAGCCACCCGCACCATGACCTTTGGCTGGCACCGCTCAG AGACTCTGGGGGCTCTGGCCTCTGTGGTCTCCCTCTGGATGGTCACTGGCATCCTCCTGTACCTGGCCTTCATCCGCCTGCTGCACAGCGACTACCACATCGAGGGGGGTGCCATGCTGCTGACCGCCAGCATCGCGGTCTGTGCCAATCTGCT AATGGCTTTTGTGCTGCACCAGGCTGGGCCTCCCCACAGCCACGGGTCTAGGGGGGCAGAGTATGCACCGCTGGAGGAGGGGTCCGGGGAGTCCTTGCCCCTGGGGAACACCAGTGTCCGGGCGGCCTTTGTGCACGTGCTGGGAGACCTCCTGCAGAGCCTTGGGGTGCTGATTGCCTCCATCCTCATTTACTTCAAG CCTCAGTACAAAGCAGCTGACCCCATCAGCaccttcctcttctccatctgTGCCCTTGGATCCACAGCTCCCACCCTGCGAGATGTTCTCCGTGTCCTCATGGAAG GGACTCCCCGAAGTGTGGGCTTTGAACCTGTGCGGGACACCTTGTTGTCGGTGCCGGGAGTCCGGGCAACCCATGAGCTGCACCTGTGGTCCCTGACGTTCACGCACTACGTTGCCTCCGCACACCTGGCCATTG ATTCCGCGGCTGACCCCGAAGCTGTCCTGGCTGAAGCTACATCCCGGCTCCACTCCCGGTTTGGATTCTCCAGCTGCACCCTGCAGGTTGAGCAATACCAGCCCGAGATGGCCCAGTGCCTGCGCTGCCAGGAGCCCCCCCAAGCCTGA